From a region of the Impatiens glandulifera chromosome 4, dImpGla2.1, whole genome shotgun sequence genome:
- the LOC124936639 gene encoding auxin-induced protein X15-like, with amino-acid sequence MGFRLPIIVQAKQANRRSLSIVPKGHAAVYVGELERKRHVVPVSYLNHPLFQDLLIKAEEEFGFDHPMGGLTIPCSEEHFIHMTCSLYCS; translated from the coding sequence ATGGGCTTCCGCTTGCCAATCATTGTTCAAGCCAAGCAAGCAAATCGACGGTCTCTCTCCATAGTGCCCAAAGGCCATGCTGCAGTCTATGTAGGAGAATTAGAAAGGAAACGTCATGTGGTCCCAGTTTCATATTTGAACCATCCTCTTTTTCAAGATTTGCTAATCAAGGCAGAAGAAGAATTCGGGTTTGATCATCCAATGGGTGGTCTCACCATCCCTTGTAGCGAGGAACACTTCATCCATATGACATGCAGCTTGTATTGCTCATGA
- the LOC124936187 gene encoding auxin-induced protein X15-like → MGFLLPIIVQAKQANRRSLSIVPKGHVAVYVGELERKRHVVPVSYLNHPLFQDLLSKAEEEFGFDHPMGGLTIPCSEEHFIHMTCSLNCS, encoded by the coding sequence ATGGGCTTCCTCTTGCCAATCATTGTTCAAGCCAAGCAAGCAAATCGACGGTCTCTCTCCATAGTGCCCAAAGGCCATGTTGCAGTCTATGTAGGAGAATTAGAAAGGAAACGTCATGTGGTCCCAGTTTCATATTTGAACCATCCTCTTTTTCAAGATTTGCTAAGCAAGGCAGAAGAAGAATTCGGGTTTGATCATCCAATGGGTGGTCTCACCATCCCTTGTAGCGAGGAACACTTCATCCATATGACATGCAGCTTGAATTGCTCATGA